The nucleotide window CGGATGCACTTCCGTCATTTGTCAGCACGCCAATCGGGTAGTCTTTCGCTTTAGCCAAATTTGAAAAATAACGTGTCTTATCTCCGCTGCGTTCCTCTATCTGATAAAGCGGCTTATCTTTAGGAATCAGCTCTCGCAAAACCTCTTCGACACTCGATAGCAGCCCGCCAGGATTTCCGCGAACATCAATCAGCAGCGCATCCAATCCCTCTTTTTCCAGTATCTTCAGTTCTTTATTGAATTCCTTGGATGTTTCCTCAGAAAATGAGGTTATCTCCAGGTATCCGATTTTTTCGCCATTTACCTTTTTCATATCACTATAAACCGTAATCTGTGGGATTTCATCACGGATCACTTTTACCTGAAGCGGATCCTTCAAGCCTTTCCGCCCAATCTCGAGTACCACAGGGGTCCCCTTTTTCCCGCGGATTTTCGTTGTCGCTTCAAACAAGTCCAGCCCATCGATACTTTCACCATCAACCTTCAGAATCTGGTCGTTCGGCTTCAAACCCGCTTTTTCTGCAGGCGAATTTTTAAAAGGCGAAACAATCACGATCTTTCCATCAACTGAACTGACTTCAGCGCCAATCCCCTCAAATGATGACTCCAGTGTCTGATTGAATTGCTTAGCAGTTTCCTTGTCCATATAGACCGAATAAGGATCCTCCAAAGTCGACAGCATGCCCTTGATGGCACCCTCAACCAGCTTTTTTCCCTCTACTTTTTCCACATAACTATTAAAAATCAAACTGTAGGCCTGCTCAACTTTTTCAATACTGCCCTGCTCGCCTGATTCTGCCCTCGCACTATCCTTAAAAGGGACAATCTGACGGTCCAGCACCCCAGCCTTACTCTCGTACCATTGCATCCCGGCGTATGTACTCCCCGCCCCAGTCAGCAGCGAGCCCGCCATCAAAATGGCAATCCACTTACGCTCCATTGCCAAACTCCTCCCTGTTTACCGCATCAACTGCTCCTCTGCCGTAAAAATTTATATGATTCCCATTATATGACGAAGAGGGACAGGGTATGAAGGTTTAATTTTGCAGGAAGGTCCCGTTTGGATTTATTTTACAAGTTTCTAAGACTATTAAACGGGAAAATAAAAAAGGAAGAGATTTGAGGTCTCTTCCTGAATTTATTACCAATATGCAGCTGGGTTTACAGCGTTTGATTTAGAAGCGTTCCACGATCCTCTGTGCAGTTCAAAGTGCAAGTGCTGTCCATAAGATTGTCCAGTATTGCCCATTGTGCCAATTCTTTGTCCTCTGGAAACCACTTGACCATTGCTGGCCATACGCGCACTCATATGTGCATAAACAGTTGTCCATGTTTGTCCATTAATTGAGTGTGCTACAAAAATAACATTCCCATAGCTTGAGGAATAATAAGAGCGAATGACAACACCATCTGCCGCAGCATGAATTGGTACGTTCGATCCACGGTTGGCAATATCAATTCCTGCATGGTATGAACCCCAACGGCTGCCAAGTCCAGATGAGATGCGTCCGCTTGCCGGCATGATGATCATGCCGCCTGATGATGGTGCTGCCGCTACTGGTTCTGGGTCTGGAGCTGGAGTTGAAGTGCTTCCGCCACCGCTGCTTTTCGCTTTTGCAGCAGCCGCAGCCCTTTGTCTTGCAAGCTCAGCTTGTCTCGCTCTTTCGGCTGCGATCTCAGCCTGGCGTTTCTTTTCTAGTTGAATTGCCTGAGCCATTGCAGCTTCCTGTGCCGCCAAAACATCCGCGGCTTCTGACATTTCTAGATTCTCCGCATGCATCTGCTCTTCTTCATGCTTAAGAGTGCTCATAAGCTTGTTCTTTTCTTTAATTTGAGCGTTCAGCTTCACTTTTAATGCTTCTAGTTCCTTCTTCATTCCCTGAAGGTTATTAAGCTTTGTTTCTACTTCATTCTGCTTCTTTTCAAGCTCTTCCTTATCCAATCTGTGCTGTTCAAGGATATCTTTATCAGCCTGTACGATTGTTGTTACCGCACTTACACGGTCAACGAAATCACTGAAACTTTGTGCTCCAAGAAGGACATCGATATAGTTTACAGTACCGCCATTTTCCTGGAAAGAACGTGCCTTGTCCTTAAGCAATTCATTGCGTTTTTCGATACGCTTGATCAATTCAGCGATTTCTACTTTTAATTGCTCGATTTCAGCGGTAGTCTGTGCGATTTCCGCATTTTTTACTTCAATTTTCTTTTCTGCGTCTTCAACACCTAAATCAAGTTTTTTGATCTGGTCATTCAGACTTTGCTGTTCAGTTTGCAGCTCACCGATCTTAGATTTATTTTTATTGATTTCAGAATTGATGCCTGAACGTTTATTTTGCAATGCATTCTTTTCTTTTTGCATTTCCGAGATGCTTGCTGCTTTTGCTTCATTTACTGATAATGGGCTTACTAAAGAACCCAGGCTTAAAGTACTGACTACTGCTAGTGAGAGTATCTGCTTTTTCACTAGATCTTTTCCCCTCTCTTACTCATGATAGTTTCGTAACTTTGTCTTTCTATCTATCGTCTATTGGTTATGTAGTGTTTAGGAGAAATTTCCGGCGATACCGGAAATTTGATCCTTTACACCTTCAAGAACTTGCGGACGGACATGAGACTTCCCCAGATTCCAATTGCCGCACCCATGATAATCAGGATCGCAGACAGCTGGTACACAAACGGGTTGAATTCTAGCAATCTTATGAAATGATCTTTTAGCTTTTCGTTCAAGAAGTCGTAAGCGTAATAATACGCTGCTGATACGACGGCAATCGGCACCACTGCTCCAAGGATACCCAGCCATAGGCCTTCAAGGAAGAACGGCCATCTGATAAAACCATTTGTGGCCCCAACGAGTCTCATAATCTCAATCTCTCGTTTACGCGCCATGATTGTAATCTTAATCGTATTAGAAATCAGGAACATTGCAGTAAAAAGAAGTCCGACAATCAAGACGAGTCCGACATTACGGCTTACTTTTATAAAACCGAAAAGTTTCTCCACCTTGCCCTGACCATATTTTACAGTTGCTACATACTCCAGCTTCTCTATTTGCTTCGCGACTTTCATTGTGTCAGTAGGATTTTTCGTCTTTACGACGAACACATCGTTTAAAGGATTGTCCTGCTCAAATAACTGGAAGGCTTCCCCTTCATCTCCGAGACTGTTAATCAGGCTTTCGAGTTCTTTTTCCTTCGGAGAATAGGTCACTTTTTTAATTCCAGATACCTGGTTGATCCGCTGTTCCAATACCTTTTTATCTTTGTCGTTCGCAGCTACATCCACATGGACTCGGATTTCTACATCCTCCTCGATTGTGGTTGCGACTTTATTTAAGTTCATCATAATGACGAAAAAGACACCGACCAAAAGCAAGGTAACCGTTACGGCACTTACGGATGCGAACGTCATCCAGCCATTCCGGCCTAAGCTTTTAAAGCTTTCACGAATGTGGCGGCGGAATGTTCTAGCTTTCATATCCGTAATCACCTTTCATTTCATCACGCGCAATCCGGCCGTTCTCTATCGCGATGACGCGATGCTTGATTGTGTTGACGATTTCTTTGTTGTGGGTGGCCATGACAATCGTGGTTCCCCTCATATTAATTTCTTCGAATATGTTCATAATTTCCCATGAAGTGTCCGGGTCAAGGTTACCAGTTGGCTCATCGGCGATTACCACTTTTGGTGCGTTCACTATTGAACGAGCGATGGCAACACGCTGCTGCTCCCCGCCTGAAAGCTCAGTCGGAAGCGATCTAGCTTTATGCTTCAACCCGACTAGATCCAAAGTTTCCATTACTCGCTTTTTGATATATTGCGGCGATTCCTCAATAACCTCCATCGCGAACGCGACATTTTCATAGACTGAAAGAGTATTGAGCAATTTGAAGTCCTGGAATACGACGCCAATATTTCGGCGCAGCAATGGTACTTTGCTGTCCTTAAGCTTTGCGAGATTAACACCATTTATAATGATGGAACCCTTGGAAGGCTTCACTTCACGATACATCATTTTTATAAAAGTAGATTTCCCAGCACCGCTGGGTCCTACCACGTATAAAAATTCACCAGCATCTATATGAACATTAATTCCGTTTGCGGCCATGATACCGTTGGAATAAGTCTTGTAAACATCCTGCATATCAATCATTTTTTGTATCACCTTAGATAGTTAGTCTTATCACTCGGCTTTTCTTCGACAATTTGTAACAAACCTATTATAGCATCTAGCTCTATCAAATAAACCCTTTTATATATTACAGTTTCTTTTCAAATTGAACAAAAAGTCCCATTATATTCCTCTGAAGGGTAATATATCTACTAATTCACAAAGCATTTCACTTGCCAATCTAGCTATTTACCAAGTAAAATGCACTATTTGCAGCAAGTGTGTATTTGTCGAATTTTTAGTTTTATTACACGTGTGTTACGAGATTTTGTCAAAACTTGTATGTACAAATTGTGAAGCTTGCTGAATTGCTAAATAATTTGGCGATTTTTCTAAAATGCATAAGGACAGCATTTTACCTGACAGCAGACTGGAAAAATAAGCGCAAAAAAAAACGCCCTGATGATGATCAGAACGTTTCCTTTTAAATGTTATTTTTTGTTTGCCAGCCATTCAGCAACTGCAGATGCATCGTCACCTTCAAGTAATTTTGGAGGCATTGACCCTTTACCATTGGCGATTGTACTTTCAATCTCATCCTGGGATAGACGTGAACCTACATCACTTAATTTTGGCCCTACGCCGCCTTCAAGATTTCCGCCATGGCAGCTTGAACATTTTTGGTTAAAAAGCTTTTCCGGATCTGCACCAGCTTTGTCGCCGCCAGCTTCATCGCCGCCACCGCCGCAGGCTGCCAGTGCCAAGGAGGTTCCCATTAATAGAGCTAATAATTTCTTCTTCAAACTTAACTCCCCCTAAGAAAATTTTGCATACATGACTATTTTATACCAATACTAAGCCCTTTTAAAACCCTCACCCAATACCTCTGAAGCATCCATTACAATCACAAATGCAGCAGGGTCAATGGATTGAACCAATTGTTTCAATTTTGTGAACTCCGTCTGGTCCACTACACACATGATGATTGGCCGTTCTTGATCGGTATAGCCGCCGTATGCTGATAGTTTTGTCACTCCACGGTCAATTTTATTCAAAATCGCTTCACGAACTTCATCCTGGCGGTTCGTGATGACCATCGCCATCTTCGAGCGACCGATACCAACCTGCACAAGGTCGATGGTTTTACTAGTCACATAAAGCCCGATCAAAGCATAAAGACCTCGTTCAATATCAAAGACAATCGCTGCAGACAATACAATCAGCCCATCAATCAACGCCACGCAGGTTCCAAGTGAAAGTCCCGTGTACTTATGGATGATTTGCGCGGCCAAATCCGTACCGCCAGTTGATGCATTTCCTCTGAATACAATCCCAAGGCCCAGACCGACACCAATACCGCCGAACAATGACCCAAGCAAAGGATCGAGAGTCCAAGGCTTCACATCATTCGTCAGGAACACAACAAATGGAAGAAAAATGGTCCCTGCAAGAGTTTTATACCCATATTGCCTTCCAAGTAAAACAACCCCGGCAATAAACAACGGAATATTAAATGCCCACTGCACATACGCTGGCTCCCAGCCAAGCGTCGCATCCAAAATTGTACTGATCCCGCTCACTCCTCCTGAAGCAACACGGTTTGGCAGCAGGAACACATTAAACGATATAGCCACAATCCCTGAACCTATCAACACATATACATATTCAATCAGCTTGTCCAAAGCTGGATTCATCTTTTGATTCCGCCGTTTTTTCACTGTCCTATCCCCTTTTCCCATTAATGCCGTCAGTGAGTATAGCATGTGTCGAATTTTCTGTAAACGCTAGCAGTGCGCCGTATTAAAGGATGAAAGAAAGACTTCGATTATATATGAAGAGGTACGCCGTCTTTTAATAGGCTGCCCCGGGTCAATTAGGAAAAGAAAGATTTTAAAGCTAATTTTTTTGACTTCTCTGGGTGAGTTTGTGAAATTATGAACAATTTTTGACGTTTCTTTAAATACCCTTACCCCTAGTCGTACTTTGTGATATATTTCACGTATAAGGAGGCGGTCATATTGATTAGTCTTTCCTGTAATAAGATGAAATTATTTTTTTAACAAGGATTGCTCAACGCTACACAATAAAATTCTCCAGAAAGAGGGTAATATAGATGGCTAAAAAAGTGGTAATCGTAGGTGGAGTTGCTGGCGGAGCTACAACAGCTGCCCGGTTGAGAAGATTGGATGAACAAACAGAAATCGTGATGATCGAACGCGGTGAATACATTTCTTTTGCCAACTGCGGCCTTCCTTATTATATCGGCGGTGCCATCCAGGAGCGCGATGCATTGCTTGTGCAGACAGTTGAAGGCATGTCTAAAAAGTTCAATATGGACATCCGCAACCTAAGCGAAGTGACGCGAATTGACCGTGAACGCAAGGTAGTGGAAATCCATGATTTAAAAACAGGTAAAACATATGAAGAAAATTATGATGTACTGGTTCTATCACCTGGAGCGAGTCCTATTAAACCTCCGATTCCGGGTATCGATGAAGCTGAAGCATTGTTCACACTTCGCAATATTCCGGACACTGATAAAATCAAGGCATATGTCGATGAGCGGAAGCCGATGAAAGCAACAGTCATCGGCGGCGGTTTCATCGGTGTCGAAATGGCCGAAAACCTTTGGGAACGCGGCGTCGAAGTGACACTTGTCGAGATGGCTGACCAGATCATGGCGCCGATCGACTTTGAGATGGCTTCTATTTTACACCAACATCTACGGGAAAAAGGCGTGAACCTGATCCTAGAAGATGGTGTGAAATCTTTTGAAAACAACGGTAAACTGATCAACCTGAATAGCGGCAAACAAATCGATACTGATCTGGTAATACTTGCGATTGGCGTTACTCCTGAAAATAAATTGGCTAAGGAAGCAGGCCTGGAGCTTGGACTTCGCGGTGCAATCCGTGTTAATGAAAGATTGCAGACAGCCGATGAAAGCATCTACGCTATCGGTGATGCGATTGAAGTAAAAGATTATATCAACGGCCAGGCGACTCACATTCCGCTCGCATGGCCGGCCAACCGCCAGGGACGCATCGTCGCTGACCATATCAACGGCATCGACTCCAAGTACCAGGGAACACTCGGAACATCCATTGCGAAGGTGTTTAACATGACAGTTGCCGCAACAGGCAATAACGAAAAGACATTGAAGCGCCTTGGCATTTCTTACGATGTCGTTCACGTTCACCCAAGCTCTCACGCTGGCTACTATCCAGGCGCCTTCCCTATCGCACTTAAATTGATCTTTGACCGCGAGACAGGAAAAATCTTTGGAGCTCAGGCGGTGTCTTATGATGGCGCCGACAAACGAATCGATGTTTTAGCAACTGCCATCAAAGGCGGCATGACGATTTTTGACCTTCCGGATCTTGAGCTGGCATACGCGCCGCCATACTCTTCTGCAAAAGATCCGGTCAACATGGCGGGCTATGCAGCGAAGAATATCGCTGAAGGTCTTGTGGAAACCGTTCAATGGCATGAAATCAATGACATCCTTGCAAACGGCGGCTACCTGATTGACGTCCGCGAGCCAATCGAGCGCGACATGGGCCTGATTGAGGGTTCTGTCAACATCCCGCTTGGCGAGCTGCGCGACCGCCTAGACGAGATTCCGACGAAAGAAGTGTATGTATACTGCCAGGTCGGCCTGCGCGGGTACCTTGCTTCTCGTATCCTGAAGCAGGCTAGGTTCAATGTTCGCAACCTGGATGGCGGATACAAGACTTACTCTTGCGTGTTCGAGCCAGATGCGAGTGAAAACTGTGGTACACCAATTAGCGATAATGGTGTGGCTCAGCGCAATCTTGCGATGGAAGAGATTGCTGCGGGTGCGGCCCAGAGCAGTGTTGGATTGGCCGTTGAGGCGGCTCCAGTTGCACCGGCAGCTCCAGTTGCTCCACCGACTGTAAAAACCACCCTTGATGCCTGCGGCTTATCCTGTCCTGGCCCAATCATGAAGGTGTACAAAACAATCGGTGACATGAAGGACGGCGAGGTGATGGAAGTCCATGCAACTGACCCAGGCTTCGCGAAGGACATCAAGGCATGGTGCGAAAAGACCGGCAACAAGCTGGTCAGCAACAAGTTTGAAGATAAGAAATTCAAGGCGCAAATCATGAAAGGAAACGTTGTGGTGACTTTGAATACGATGGCTGCACCGGTGGAAGTTCCTACTGGCGTACCAGCTGCTGCCCCTGCTAAAAACGGTGCGACCATGGTCGTATTCAGCGGTGACCTCGACAAGGCCATCGCAACCTTCATCATCGCATCCGGAGCCGCGGCGATGGGTAAAGAGGTAACTTTGTTCTTCACCTTCTGGGGACTGAACATCTTGAAGCGCAACGACGCACCGGCCACCGAGAAGGATATGATGGCAAAAATGTTCAGCATGATGATGCCGAAAGGCGCGAACGACCTGCCATTATCCAAGATGAACATGGGCGGCATGGGCGCCAAGATGATCAAGACCGTCATGGCCAACAAAAATGTCGACAGCCTCGAAACCTTAATGAAAAACGCTATGGACGCCGGTGTTAAGCTTGTCGCCTGCGGCATGAGCATGGACCTCATGGGGATTTCCAAAGAAGAGTTAATCGACGGAGTCGAAATCGGCGGAGTTGCAGCATATCTTGGAGATGCTGAGGATTCTGGATTGAATTTGTTTATATAGTATTGGGAGCGGCCTTCTTAGGAGGGCTGCTTTTTTCTGATTTTTTCCTTATTTAGGAAGACGGTGCAATTATCTCGATTATTGGCGCAATTAATTAGGAGGACCGTGCAATTATTGCAAAACATGGTGCAATAACCTTAAACAACGGTGCAATTATCTCTTTTTACTAACAGAATAATTTTTCCAGTAGCAAAAGTGAACAGCTATATTCGATAAAAAGTCTACTTTTTGACCTTTTTCTACCTTCGCCCCTCCACAAAAACGACTTGCGTACTGTGCTAAGCAGATTTGCGCAATATATTAGCGTAAATCTAGATTTTAATTGCAAGTTACCTTTTTTACTCCTTACTTGTTTCGTGCTTGCTTACTGAATTAAGCTCCTCATCTGGAATATTCTCCAAACCTCGAGCTTGGGGTTGTTGTAAATAGGTAATTGAGGGGTTTTCCGATGTTTAATTGAAAGTTACCTTTTTTAACTGTTTACTTGTTTTGTGCTTGCTTACTGAATTAAGCTCCTCATCCGGAATATTCTCCTCACCTCGCGCCTGGGGTTGTTGTAAATAGGTAATTGAGGGGTTTTCCGATGGTTAATTGAAAGTTACCTTTTTTAACTGCTTACTTGCTTCGTGCTTGCTTACTGGAATACTCCTCACCTGGATTATTCTCTCACCTCGCGCCTGGGGTTGTTGTAAATAGGTAATTGAGGGGTTTTCCGATGTTTAATTGAAAGTTACCTTTTTTACTTCTTACTTGTTTCGTGCTTGCTTACTGAATTAAGCTCCTCATCTGGAATATTCTCCTCACCTCGAGCCTGTGGTTGTTGTAAATAGGTAATTGAGGGTTGGGGCAGTAAAATGTCCTTTTTTAAATAACAACAACCGAGTAAATAATTCTCCCTCTTTAACAGGGTTTTTACCGATTAATGTCGAATAATACACTCATCAACCTAAAGGAGTGACAATGTTTGATAGCGAAACACAGAACGGTCCCCCGCAGAATCCTCGTTAATGAAGCGCTGCTTAGAAGAACTTCTCCAACCCACCCAAAGAGGCAAGATATCTTGAAAGATTTACTGATTAAAAGAGCAGGATTTAAAGGCGAACAGGAGATGGATTATTATCTCAGCCTTTTGAACGAAAACGATTTTCATATCCTCCAGGATCTCCGTATTCCACATGGCACTAATTACTTCCAAATTGATTTCCTACTTTTATCAACCAAATTCGCATTGCTGATCGAAAATAAGAATATGCCTGGAAGCATCGAATTTGACCCTGCCTTCAAACAAGTTTTCCGAAGATATAATGACACAACGGAAGTATACGACTGCCCGGTTGACCAGGTAAAAAGACAAGTGAATCAATTCAGAAGTTGGCTGAAGAAACACAACATCACCCCACCTCCTTTAGAATTCCTCGTCACCTATAGTAATCACGGCTCCATCCTTCAAAATCCCAGTAAAAATCAAGAAATTTATCATCGAGTTTGTAAAGGAGGACATTTGGTCTTTAAAGTTGACGAATTTCAAAATCGTCACCAAAGAGAAGTCCTTTCGCTCAAAGATATAAAAAAATTAACGAAACTTTTGATTAAAAGCCATGAACC belongs to Mesobacillus sp. AQ2 and includes:
- a CDS encoding S41 family peptidase codes for the protein MERKWIAILMAGSLLTGAGSTYAGMQWYESKAGVLDRQIVPFKDSARAESGEQGSIEKVEQAYSLIFNSYVEKVEGKKLVEGAIKGMLSTLEDPYSVYMDKETAKQFNQTLESSFEGIGAEVSSVDGKIVIVSPFKNSPAEKAGLKPNDQILKVDGESIDGLDLFEATTKIRGKKGTPVVLEIGRKGLKDPLQVKVIRDEIPQITVYSDMKKVNGEKIGYLEITSFSEETSKEFNKELKILEKEGLDALLIDVRGNPGGLLSSVEEVLRELIPKDKPLYQIEERSGDKTRYFSNLAKAKDYPIGVLTNDGSASAAEILAGALKEAGGYPVIGEKTFGKGTVQQAVPMGDGSNIKLTLFKWLTPDGKWIHKKGIEPTVEVNQPALYHTHPIQAEKPLKLDMNNEQVKNAQEILAGLGFEPGRTDGYFSDKTEIAVKAFQRNKSMNVTGVINAKTASALEEAAREAMKQEENDLQLQTALRLLAR
- a CDS encoding peptidoglycan DD-metalloendopeptidase family protein translates to MKKQILSLAVVSTLSLGSLVSPLSVNEAKAASISEMQKEKNALQNKRSGINSEINKNKSKIGELQTEQQSLNDQIKKLDLGVEDAEKKIEVKNAEIAQTTAEIEQLKVEIAELIKRIEKRNELLKDKARSFQENGGTVNYIDVLLGAQSFSDFVDRVSAVTTIVQADKDILEQHRLDKEELEKKQNEVETKLNNLQGMKKELEALKVKLNAQIKEKNKLMSTLKHEEEQMHAENLEMSEAADVLAAQEAAMAQAIQLEKKRQAEIAAERARQAELARQRAAAAAKAKSSGGGSTSTPAPDPEPVAAAPSSGGMIIMPASGRISSGLGSRWGSYHAGIDIANRGSNVPIHAAADGVVIRSYYSSSYGNVIFVAHSINGQTWTTVYAHMSARMASNGQVVSRGQRIGTMGNTGQSYGQHLHFELHRGSWNASKSNAVNPAAYW
- the ftsX gene encoding permease-like cell division protein FtsX; protein product: MKARTFRRHIRESFKSLGRNGWMTFASVSAVTVTLLLVGVFFVIMMNLNKVATTIEEDVEIRVHVDVAANDKDKKVLEQRINQVSGIKKVTYSPKEKELESLINSLGDEGEAFQLFEQDNPLNDVFVVKTKNPTDTMKVAKQIEKLEYVATVKYGQGKVEKLFGFIKVSRNVGLVLIVGLLFTAMFLISNTIKITIMARKREIEIMRLVGATNGFIRWPFFLEGLWLGILGAVVPIAVVSAAYYYAYDFLNEKLKDHFIRLLEFNPFVYQLSAILIIMGAAIGIWGSLMSVRKFLKV
- the ftsE gene encoding cell division ATP-binding protein FtsE, yielding MIDMQDVYKTYSNGIMAANGINVHIDAGEFLYVVGPSGAGKSTFIKMMYREVKPSKGSIIINGVNLAKLKDSKVPLLRRNIGVVFQDFKLLNTLSVYENVAFAMEVIEESPQYIKKRVMETLDLVGLKHKARSLPTELSGGEQQRVAIARSIVNAPKVVIADEPTGNLDPDTSWEIMNIFEEINMRGTTIVMATHNKEIVNTIKHRVIAIENGRIARDEMKGDYGYES
- the cccB gene encoding cytochrome c551; amino-acid sequence: MKKKLLALLMGTSLALAACGGGGDEAGGDKAGADPEKLFNQKCSSCHGGNLEGGVGPKLSDVGSRLSQDEIESTIANGKGSMPPKLLEGDDASAVAEWLANKK
- a CDS encoding YitT family protein → MNPALDKLIEYVYVLIGSGIVAISFNVFLLPNRVASGGVSGISTILDATLGWEPAYVQWAFNIPLFIAGVVLLGRQYGYKTLAGTIFLPFVVFLTNDVKPWTLDPLLGSLFGGIGVGLGLGIVFRGNASTGGTDLAAQIIHKYTGLSLGTCVALIDGLIVLSAAIVFDIERGLYALIGLYVTSKTIDLVQVGIGRSKMAMVITNRQDEVREAILNKIDRGVTKLSAYGGYTDQERPIIMCVVDQTEFTKLKQLVQSIDPAAFVIVMDASEVLGEGFKRA
- a CDS encoding CoA-disulfide reductase yields the protein MAKKVVIVGGVAGGATTAARLRRLDEQTEIVMIERGEYISFANCGLPYYIGGAIQERDALLVQTVEGMSKKFNMDIRNLSEVTRIDRERKVVEIHDLKTGKTYEENYDVLVLSPGASPIKPPIPGIDEAEALFTLRNIPDTDKIKAYVDERKPMKATVIGGGFIGVEMAENLWERGVEVTLVEMADQIMAPIDFEMASILHQHLREKGVNLILEDGVKSFENNGKLINLNSGKQIDTDLVILAIGVTPENKLAKEAGLELGLRGAIRVNERLQTADESIYAIGDAIEVKDYINGQATHIPLAWPANRQGRIVADHINGIDSKYQGTLGTSIAKVFNMTVAATGNNEKTLKRLGISYDVVHVHPSSHAGYYPGAFPIALKLIFDRETGKIFGAQAVSYDGADKRIDVLATAIKGGMTIFDLPDLELAYAPPYSSAKDPVNMAGYAAKNIAEGLVETVQWHEINDILANGGYLIDVREPIERDMGLIEGSVNIPLGELRDRLDEIPTKEVYVYCQVGLRGYLASRILKQARFNVRNLDGGYKTYSCVFEPDASENCGTPISDNGVAQRNLAMEEIAAGAAQSSVGLAVEAAPVAPAAPVAPPTVKTTLDACGLSCPGPIMKVYKTIGDMKDGEVMEVHATDPGFAKDIKAWCEKTGNKLVSNKFEDKKFKAQIMKGNVVVTLNTMAAPVEVPTGVPAAAPAKNGATMVVFSGDLDKAIATFIIASGAAAMGKEVTLFFTFWGLNILKRNDAPATEKDMMAKMFSMMMPKGANDLPLSKMNMGGMGAKMIKTVMANKNVDSLETLMKNAMDAGVKLVACGMSMDLMGISKEELIDGVEIGGVAAYLGDAEDSGLNLFI
- a CDS encoding nuclease-related domain-containing protein, which translates into the protein MKDLLIKRAGFKGEQEMDYYLSLLNENDFHILQDLRIPHGTNYFQIDFLLLSTKFALLIENKNMPGSIEFDPAFKQVFRRYNDTTEVYDCPVDQVKRQVNQFRSWLKKHNITPPPLEFLVTYSNHGSILQNPSKNQEIYHRVCKGGHLVFKVDEFQNRHQREVLSLKDIKKLTKLLIKSHEPEKADINKYNLAPSDIIPGIQCPTCEHFHMERISRKWYCSHCGITSSHAHEQAILDYFLLIGPTMTNKQLRNFLCLPSRSTSTNLLRNMSLQHTGSTKNRVYFQA